The following DNA comes from Raphanus sativus cultivar WK10039 unplaced genomic scaffold, ASM80110v3 Scaffold0309, whole genome shotgun sequence.
GAGTTCCACCGAGTCCTGATGGAGAACCGACAGTATCTAGACCCGGAATCCGTCTCCGTCCGGTCCTACAGATCGTCAAGATTCAGCTCATCCACACCCACCAGCGTCTCCGACTCCGAAGACGAAACCTTCCACGAAGAGAACACCACCGAAGAACATAGATTTTCCGGGGGAGACTCGGACGCAATGGACGATCTCAAGATGATCGCTGACTGCATGATCTCATCAGGATACGCCAAAGAATGCGTCAAAGTCTACAAAACCGTAAGGAGATCGATCGTCGACGAGACGCTCCACGGCCTAGCCGTGGAGAGATTCACTCTCCATCAGATTCAAAAAATGGACTGGGACACACTCGAGTCCAAGATCAGGTCCTGGCTGCCAGCTGTCAAGCTAGCCGTTAGGTCCCTCTTTTTCGGAGAGAGGCTTCTCGCCGATCACGTCTTCTCCTCCTCCGTCAACATAGCCGAATCCTCCTTCACAGACATCACTCTAGAAGGAGCGTTGACGCTCTTCACCTTCCCGGAGAACGCTGCGAAGATAAAGAAACTAACGCCGGAGAAAATGTTCCGGTTTTTAGATATGTACGAGTCCCTCGCGAACCTCTTCGTCGAGATCGAATCCATCTTCTACTTCGACTCGGCAGTTACGGTTAGAACTCAGGTGATCACCTCCTTAGCTAAACTCGGCGACGCGGCGAGGCTCATGATGACTGATTTCGAGTCGGCGATTCAGAAGGAAACCTCCAAAACGCCGATCGCCGGCGGTGGCGTTCACCCGCTCACTCGCTACGTCATGAACTACCTCTCCTTCCTCGCCGACTACAGCGAGTCAACCGCCGTGATCTTCGAGAACTGGCGGCCAACCTCGCCGGAATCTTACGCCGGAGAAGACGCTCGTCCGGAGGAGCTGTACTCGTCTCCCGTGTCCGTGCGTATCGCGTGGGTGATACTCCTGACTCTCTGCAAAATCGACGGGAAAGCTCAGCCGTACAAAGACGTGGCGCTGTCTTACCTCTTCCTCGCGAACAATCTCCAATACGTCGTCGTAAAGGTGCGTTCGTCTGGCTTGAAGGTTCTTCTCGGGGAGGACTGGGTGGGGAGGCACGAGGGGAAGGTGAGGCAGTACGCGGAGAAGTTCGAGAAGCTCGCGTGGGGGAGAGTGCTGAGTTCGTTGCCGGAGAATCCAGCTGAGGAGATTACGCCGGAGGAGGCTAGGGAGCTGTTCGGTAGGTTTAACGACGAGTTCGAGGCGGCGTACCGGAAACAGATAGCGTGGGTGGTGCCCGACCCGAAACTTAGAGACTGGATCAAAATCTCGTTGAGTCAGAGGCTCGTGCCGGTTTGTACCGAGTTTTACGAGGTGAACCGGTTCGGTTTGGGAGGAGATGGGTTTAATGTTAGGTATACCCCTGAAGATATTGGGAATTACTTGTCGGATCTTTACTTTGGAAGCAGAGGGTCAGGGAGTGTGTCGACAAAAGGGTCCGGATCCGGAACCGGTTCGTCGGCTACCGGTAAATCTCATGGAGGACGTAGCCATTGAATGAGAATCACGtgattaattaatattaagttgttctgttttgttttagGTGGTGTGGTTAGGGTGCATACAGTGATTATGTATGATCGTATCATATAATATTGTAAATTATTCATCGAATTATCGTCATATCATAATAATCATTCGATATTTTCTTGGAACTTTGTGTTTGTTAGCGACAAAAGAAAATACGAGGATTGTTTCCTGACGCTTGAAGATTTAGTTAGCACAAAGACAAACTTGTATAGTAGTATGTAGCTATCACTCGTAACTAATTTAGTTTGAAATTATGTTCGGAGTCTTTTGACTAAATGTGCTTTTCGGTGGTATATATAACTCCAAGTTGGTTAGGAATTCAATGGCTTGTCGAATAAACACGATGCATTGCATTAAATTTGTAACATGACAAAGAGGCTGACACTTGAGAACGATAGTGAATCTTATCATATGTATTCATTAGTGACTTTTGTTAGGAGACTTGAGATACGGAAACCTCACGTTATAGTTCTGAACAAACGTAACACAAATCTTATCTCCTCGTTATGTGGCATGTTTGCAAATTATTTGGCGTTAATTACGCGTACTTTTATAAGTTCACttcacataatttttttaagaccAATTAATTAGGATGATCACATTGGCAACCACATgcctttagtcaaaaaaaaaaccacaagaattaagaaagaaaaagacacCACTAGTTGATGTATAGTTGGTTTTGACAAATCACATCAACACTATAAAAGTCTGCTATTTTCGGTCTCATTCTCCttgatttaagaaaaaaaaatcatgaattagTTAGACAATTATAGGCATTTTTAACCTACATAACAAAATCACAGTCCAGTCTCCATTCTTTAACTGTGATGAATAAAAATAGCTAAAGCTAGAAGAATATCTTGATTAGGAAAATGCATTTTGGTGACTCTGCCAAATGATAGCTCATGTAACATTAATGGAACAACTTTTGATTTCTTTGATATGATTCACTGGTTTTAAAGCTTAAAACAGTCTAGATTATGGAGTTGTTGTTGGAGTCCAATAAACCCATGCGGATATTAAGTTTATATAGTGTTTTAAATGCTTCGTTTTATATTCAACTATATTTTAACATCTTTTTGCCATGCACTAGGTGTTTACTTTGATAGTTTAGAAAAAGTGGTGGGTAAGGGTACACCACAAAACCTTCCGAAAACATCAAAAATGAGTTAAGCCaatgcacaaaaaaaattggaacaaaatattaaaaatttcagaATTCAAACACAATATAAGTCACTACATTACTAGAAAGATTACTCCTAAAAAATGCTTTAAAGTGAGATAGATGACTGTATTTGTTGTTTCAATTAATACTAGTTCATTTTGAAATAATGACAAAAAAGGTTGGATTATATGGATCTTATAAGATTAATCAAGATTTGACCAGGAAAACCCTcctaacaaattaaaaacatactaGGAGGAGGGCTGAAGATCTTGAATTCACTAGTAAGTGCTTATGGGTGTCTTACTTGTTTTGTTTAGTTGGTACGTTTTTCATTCCTGATCTACATGGAGTGTGGGTGGGAAAGTTATCCCCcataaatttgtaattttggtTATCTtgttaaaatttcaaagttatatataaaagCTCAGACAATATTTCATAGTTCTGCTCCTGATCAAATCAAGTTCTAAGTCCGCCACTGCAAAAGGTGATAATGGGTCCTCCAGTTTTCTAAGTTTTCTGTCTATCAGCTTGAACAACTACTTACATCATGAGCCCATCTTTACTAACAATGTCATTCAACCATGATTATAGAAatgttcgtttttttttcttttctggaactctttttttttcttgaactcATAGAGATGTTCGTTTATTCATAGTAATATAGCATCTTTTACATTCACGGTATCAGAAAAGCCACAATTTCACAGCATAACAAACCAAAAGAGCACACAAACTTTAAAACCAAACACGCTTTATTATCCCACACACCAAATCTTCAATTAATCATTCATCTTCCTCCCCAATGGCTTAGCCAGAGATATCAATAGACTTGACTTCAGGCTTCTTCTCAGGCGCTTTCGGCACCGTAACAGTAAGCACACCGTTCTCCATCGTCGCCTTCACCTCCTCCATCTTGGCATTCTCGGGCAACTTAAACCTCCTCATAAACTTCCCGCTTGCCCTCTCCACACGGTGCCACTTGTCGTTCTTCTCCTCGTTCTCCTTGCTCCTCTCCCCGCTGATCTGAAGTATGTTCTTGTCTTCAACCTCCACcttcacttcttcttttttcagcCCCGGCATATCCGCTTTGAACACGTGTGCCTCCGGCGTCTCCTTCCAGTCCACTCTCGCGTTTGAAAACGCTGCAATGTCACGAGCGGTTGCACCAGATGCGTTTGCTAACGCGGAAGGAGTGAAGAACCCTTCAAAAGGATCCCATGCGTCTAGTGAGAACGGATCGAAAACGTTTGATCTGCGTCCTCCGAAAAGGCTTGGAACAAGAGACATTGTTGTTGTTTCTTGAGCGAGTTTACTTTTGCTTGGTCTTGATTCTTGCtttctttttatctttgatCTGATGTTTTAGATCGGATGGAGGGTCGATATATATAGGGCAGTGGAGGATGAAGAGAGAACGTTCTTCGAGTTTCTTGAATTAGAAAGTGCACTTTTTCTAAAACCTTCGCTTATTGTCTAGAGTCTATAAAGTGACCAGAGTTTTCTTGGCATTTCAGGAAGTTTCGGTCGTTGACACGAGACGACATGCATTCCTTGGTTCAAACACATAAACGACGTGTTGTTTTTTCTGTTCTCTGGGTATCATATCTCCCTTTGTGATACGGGCTCAGTGAAGATGGCCTTCTTGATTATGACCACCAATCTTGAATAGTATTTTGCTTACGACCCAAATTATACTCCCCAAAACTTTCTGATAACAGTGACCCATCATGTTTATTCGATTGATTGATAACCAAATTATTTACCCGTTCCTGCATGCTTGGTCAAGAGACTAAAATATCCATTTATGAAAAGACactgaaaaagaagaaggaaattaaaatataatctttataTGGCAGTCATCTGCggttgaaaattgaaaattgttGAAATCCTAAATAATTGGAGCTTGCATGaaacagaagaaagaaaaaaagataacaaagCTTTACATTGTAAAGATGCTAATAATTGAACAAACCTACTTGAAGTCTCAATGCTGCAGCAAGCTTGGTCTCTTTTCCATGTGCTCGTACTGGACAACAAAATGTTCCTGCAATAATCATATCCCCCAAAACGAAACATTACAGACTAATTACAATGCAAATCCAAGCATCAAGATATACAATTTTTTCGACTTACCTTTCTGACTGTTTTGAACGAGTTTGGATCCAGGCACTCGTATGTTCCTCTTTCATATGCAGCTGTTCTTACCAAAGGCTCCCCAACTCTGAAGAACCATAATCTGAGTTCCTTGTGGTAAAACCAACCTCTTTCATAACTGCAAGATATCAATCAACCAAAGCCTCATCCCAAGAGAGCGAAGTAAATGAATAATCAAAAGATTGTTGGTagagaaatacaaaaaaacatacaGTTCATCTGCTGCGTATAACTGTGCTTCGTCTTTTGGCATACTGGAAAAATAATTAGAACCAAATCAATGTGTTAGATTGAAACAAAAAGATTCATAAAGATGTTGAATACAGATCTCTTAACAAACCTGTAAAATGTGTAGAACAATAACTCATAGGAGAACCTTTTGAAACTAGCTCTCTACAACCAACGAAAATGATAACATATATTAGAGAAAAAGGAATGAAATAATGCATAGTTGGTGGTGCAACTCACAAGATAAGAGACCACTTACCGTTAGAGGTGGAGGTGGTGTTGCGTAGTAACAACTTGGTACCGTGAACTCGACCTCAGTCTTTGCCGGTTCATTGGTCCAAGGGGAAGCAAAGGTCTTGTAAAGTTTCCCAGTTGAATTCAAATCCAACCCTAGCGTCGTTAAGTCGATGCCAAGAGCAAGAGAGGTAAGCTCAGGGTTGCTCCCGTTTAGTACCTCTAGCAAGCCAAGCAAGCAGAAAGGATCTGCCTCCGCCTGAGCCGATTTCAACTCAGAATCTCTAAACTGGTTCATGGATGACATTTGTTGCACAGGAAACTGGGATTGGTTTTGTCTCTGCTGCTGATACTGCTGAATAAGCTGGTCGTAACCGTTGCTTGAAACTGGATTGGGAGAGTTTAGAGGTCTCAAGCCAAGACCTTGTAGCCCACCAGTCTGGTAtcaaaaataacaattatatatGAGATATGCAATGCTTGAAT
Coding sequences within:
- the LOC130501840 gene encoding exocyst complex component EXO70H1-like, yielding MGKHLFRSSPPPEKQTAHQTLAETAVQECMSNINTVISKWTSPSSSSDQFLFSTNSRREAEEFVEAVRHLHITMHRLAAVNPSSDKLIHAQNLMQSAMNLLESEFHRVLMENRQYLDPESVSVRSYRSSRFSSSTPTSVSDSEDETFHEENTTEEHRFSGGDSDAMDDLKMIADCMISSGYAKECVKVYKTVRRSIVDETLHGLAVERFTLHQIQKMDWDTLESKIRSWLPAVKLAVRSLFFGERLLADHVFSSSVNIAESSFTDITLEGALTLFTFPENAAKIKKLTPEKMFRFLDMYESLANLFVEIESIFYFDSAVTVRTQVITSLAKLGDAARLMMTDFESAIQKETSKTPIAGGGVHPLTRYVMNYLSFLADYSESTAVIFENWRPTSPESYAGEDARPEELYSSPVSVRIAWVILLTLCKIDGKAQPYKDVALSYLFLANNLQYVVVKVRSSGLKVLLGEDWVGRHEGKVRQYAEKFEKLAWGRVLSSLPENPAEEITPEEARELFGRFNDEFEAAYRKQIAWVVPDPKLRDWIKISLSQRLVPVCTEFYEVNRFGLGGDGFNVRYTPEDIGNYLSDLYFGSRGSGSVSTKGSGSGTGSSATGKSHGGRSH
- the LOC108847802 gene encoding 18.1 kDa class I heat shock protein, with amino-acid sequence MSLVPSLFGGRRSNVFDPFSLDAWDPFEGFFTPSALANASGATARDIAAFSNARVDWKETPEAHVFKADMPGLKKEEVKVEVEDKNILQISGERSKENEEKNDKWHRVERASGKFMRRFKLPENAKMEEVKATMENGVLTVTVPKAPEKKPEVKSIDISG